Proteins encoded in a region of the Paenibacillus sp. E222 genome:
- a CDS encoding response regulator, giving the protein MYRLLIVDDEEIITDSLYETFVSHMPERLDVCKAYSAKEALTWMERSRIDIVLTDIRMPGMSGLELTEQIQAYWSHCRVIFLTGYSDFNYAYKAFQMPNVRYLLKTEGYDKIMAVVEEVMQEIRQSHRMHELLQQSHEVTCQLAELQQEEYLRNLLQNCTAYTAGSSEIQDEWTRRDIGLHSSAPVYVVLGRLDYKDKPLHAERAQIQASARKIGSSLLDEHTYHASVADHYGDVVWLIQSKQPEAEPAHSLVRYLEGTLELVQEACMASLGISVAFALSGKSCNWSDITRQYERLRQLHWMKIGDGISMVLTDHEDALPNPDHRELTRVSSRIEVMSGYLETGRIQQFYEVFEELVNELLQQDVTMERAMETYYNLALHLYSTINRWGLHQDIPDQRRLLRLSEYASMKDAVQVLYQATDQLVRFKGLDEQERANAVIHSLCTYIKEHLEEDLSLVRLAELHHFNPSYLSRFFKQEMGINLSEFIDELKVRRSKELLRNSDLMVREVALQVGYEAAHSFTRFFKKVTGMTPQEFRESLLVR; this is encoded by the coding sequence ATGTATCGACTTTTGATTGTGGATGATGAGGAAATTATTACAGACAGTCTCTACGAAACCTTTGTAAGCCATATGCCCGAACGGCTTGATGTATGCAAGGCTTATTCAGCCAAGGAGGCTTTAACATGGATGGAACGCTCAAGGATCGATATCGTGTTGACAGACATTCGTATGCCTGGCATGAGCGGTCTTGAACTGACAGAGCAGATCCAGGCGTACTGGTCACACTGCCGCGTTATTTTCCTCACTGGATACAGCGACTTTAATTATGCCTACAAGGCATTTCAAATGCCGAATGTACGTTATTTGCTCAAAACCGAAGGGTATGACAAGATCATGGCTGTGGTTGAGGAAGTGATGCAAGAGATTCGGCAGAGTCACCGCATGCACGAATTGCTGCAGCAGTCCCATGAGGTCACCTGTCAGCTGGCGGAGCTCCAGCAGGAAGAGTATCTGCGGAACCTGCTTCAGAACTGCACAGCATATACAGCGGGATCAAGTGAGATTCAGGATGAATGGACCAGGCGTGACATTGGTTTGCATTCCTCGGCCCCTGTGTACGTTGTGCTGGGCCGATTGGATTATAAGGATAAACCTCTGCATGCGGAGCGCGCTCAGATTCAGGCATCAGCACGAAAGATCGGTTCTTCCCTGTTGGATGAGCACACCTATCATGCCAGCGTGGCAGACCATTATGGAGATGTGGTGTGGCTGATTCAATCCAAACAGCCAGAAGCGGAGCCAGCCCATTCCCTGGTCCGATATCTGGAGGGCACACTCGAATTGGTACAGGAAGCCTGCATGGCTTCGCTTGGCATATCTGTGGCTTTTGCGTTAAGCGGGAAAAGCTGCAACTGGTCTGACATTACCCGGCAATACGAGCGATTAAGGCAGCTGCATTGGATGAAGATCGGAGACGGCATTTCCATGGTGCTCACCGATCATGAAGATGCTTTGCCGAATCCGGACCATAGGGAGCTTACACGGGTCAGCAGCCGAATTGAGGTGATGTCAGGGTATTTGGAAACCGGGCGAATCCAGCAATTTTACGAAGTGTTTGAAGAGCTGGTCAATGAACTGCTTCAACAGGATGTGACGATGGAGAGGGCAATGGAAACCTATTATAATCTAGCGCTGCACCTGTATTCGACCATCAATCGATGGGGACTGCATCAGGATATTCCCGATCAGCGCAGATTGCTTCGTCTGAGCGAGTATGCGTCTATGAAGGACGCGGTGCAGGTGCTGTATCAGGCAACTGACCAGCTCGTGCGCTTCAAGGGCTTGGATGAGCAGGAGCGAGCAAATGCGGTCATTCATTCCCTGTGTACTTACATCAAGGAACATCTGGAAGAAGACCTTTCCCTGGTGAGACTGGCGGAGCTTCATCATTTCAATCCATCCTATCTCTCCCGTTTCTTCAAACAGGAGATGGGGATCAACCTCTCTGAATTTATTGACGAGTTGAAAGTTCGAAGGTCAAAGGAGCTGCTGCGGAATAGCGATCTCATGGTTCGGGAGGTTGCACTCCAGGTTGGTTATGAGGCAGCGCATTCCTTCACCCGCTTTTTCAAAAAAGTGACAGGCATGACTCCCCAGGAATTTAGGG